A single region of the Daphnia magna isolate NIES unplaced genomic scaffold, ASM2063170v1.1 Dm_contigs107, whole genome shotgun sequence genome encodes:
- the LOC123466632 gene encoding uncharacterized protein LOC123466632, producing MEFTPQQSASTSRLKLCKEYFPMSPDIFNATDSDQEESSLADGSANSCSSNQTSEDIEDNEVAFLRRRIQVLEIENRSLYRKIDDMEKKEKKIAEHNKVNVERPRTSHLLVPLLHASTVEIEKSELDEVLVVAKASRENLNATVNRLLEAVYSKTFLGSHSLSGGVPKTKKKKKCLPIQIRRSSQVFQHLL from the exons ATGGAATTTACTCCACAACAAAGTGCTTCAACATCCCGTCTGAAATTATGCAAAGAGTATTTCCCAATGTCCCCTGATATTTTTAATGCAACAG ACTCGGATCAAGAAGAATCATCATTGGCCGATGGTTCTGCCAACTCATGTTCTTCAAATCAGACAAGTGAAGATATCGAAGACAATGAA GTTGCATTTCTTCGAAGAAGAATTCAAGTGTTGGAGATTGAAAACAGGTCCCTTTATAGAAAAATTGACGATAtggaaaagaaggaaaagaagattgCAGAACACAATAAAGTGAATGTTGAGAGACCAAGAACAAGTCATTTATTG GTTCCTTTACTACACGCATCGACTGTGGAAATCGAGAAATCGGAGCTGGACGAAGTGTTGGTTGTTGCCAAAGCTTCACGTGAAAATTTAAATGCTACTGTCAATCGGCTTTTAGAAGCTGTCTACTCCAAAACCTTTTTAGGAAGTCATTCGTTATCTGGGGGAGTGccgaaaacaaagaaaaagaaaaaatgtctaCCCATCCAAATCAGACGGTCAAGCCAGGTCTTCCAACATTTACTGTAa
- the LOC123466646 gene encoding uncharacterized protein LOC123466646, producing the protein MDGNVIFKKVPTARELRRNARRRETTKKRKEAVKAEGEPSSRPRCLGALRSPENSESTKRKKTAKSLATKKPRMDNPDNSVSSPSANVFSTALESDITQLDDRFDVSRQEKLAQSGEQLLKMIVDVTTIFNDISSSCYPENENAKGASWAERMENMDSLWEGVRESVYDNFLSKQAYPLVIQCDNCSQSLSGGRAIRCLTCKKHYCGDCDFSFHAQQPFHNRWLVSSDSWYSLKTMEFVDSTGKLVEKDVPVPCFKPHQCTLCGSPAVHIESGSRVVIVVTSEGRFECKSSIFSCLKCHAKVDATIHEYVQSNFMPGNPKALNFLYSVEVLRLWYLIKHNLPSSSEKNFWSA; encoded by the exons ATGGATGGAAAcgtcatttttaaaaaggtgcctACTGCTCGCGAGTTAAGAAGAAATGCACGCAGAAGagaaacaactaaaaaaagaaaggaagccGTGAAAGCCGAGGGTGAACCCTCGTCAAGACCTCGTTGTTTGGGTGCTTTGCGTTCACCAGAAAATAGTGAATCtacaaaaaggaagaaaacagcTAAATCATTAGCTACAAAGAAACCTCGCATGGATAATCCTGATAATAGTGTTAGTTCTCCTTCTGCAAATGTGTTTTCAACTGCATTGGAAAGTGATATTACTCAACTTGATGATAGGTTTGATGTTTCCCGTCAAGAAAAGCTTGCACAAA GTGGTGAACAATTGTTGAAAATGATTGTTGATGTAACAACTATTTTTAATGATATTTCTTCAAGCTGCTacccagaaaatgaaaacgcaaAGGGTGCTTCTTGGGCAGAAAGAATGGAAAACATGGATTCTTTGTGGGAGGGAGTCAGAGAATCTGTTTACGACAATTTCCTTTCAAAGCAGGCTTATCCATTGGTAATTCAGTGTGATAACTGCTCGCAGTCACTTTCTGGAGGGAGAGCTATCAGGTGTTTGacatgcaaaaaacattattgtGGGGACTGTGATTTTTCCTTTCATGCCCAGCAACCATTTCATAATCGATGGTTAGTTTCCAGCGATAGTTGGTACTCCTTGAAAACTATGGAATTTGTGGATTCCACTGGGAAACTCGTAGAGAAAG aTGTTCCAGTCCCCTGTTTTAAACCCCATCAATGTACTTTGTGTGGTTCACCTGCTGTACACATTGAATCAGGATCTCGTGTAGTAATCGTCGTCACTTCAGAAGGGCGTTTTGAATGCAAGTCATCTATATTCTCATGCCTGAAATGTCACGCCAAAGTTGATGCAACTATTCACGAATATGTCCAATCCAATTTCATGCCAGGGAATCCAAAGGCTCTCAACTTTTTATATTCCGTTGAGGTTTTGAGACTGTGGTATCTTATTAAGCATAATTTACCTAGCagttcagaaaaaaatttttggagTGCCTAG
- the LOC123466634 gene encoding uncharacterized protein LOC123466634 codes for METTAVECDIMRQSRRCNESPMMKSENKWIFNQEPEDFGYWLRTTTVVTVNCMLEEVVLSRIDEGDMINTPLGKTNVSHGSLSHNHLTLFWIDTYGKPTDIAIRQLEKGVGFWYESSTNGTWILQDDSKQLDFHVRLMSRCQTVKWDKKIDSWTVIGDNHLFIIKYPLGPSAVTVPSIIKDIVTKRNDPLDINIRQNARIQYLEDAAIRHENELIRVIQSMQCDQRRAKHAQAVSTAQYNGWLAAAQLGLRQCIKLIATGNIVSALQCTPTTVNFTTDTTTCGPQPRFNNFTIGRSGWELTAFTPCYWAGGIVNFNDKPHAYRNNTWQPVEASVVIPQRDLADAFRYQDVNFFEYQHQTNPAYTEALISPMDIMADITASMNEHSLTVPNQITGTSAIVVSAAEKAGLGTFTNWFENFKVYSFIILLIAIFLLIARVCYALGFCGLIWKCCCKPPRPPPTAVYQPRSSRPTGP; via the coding sequence ATGGAAACGACGGCGGTAGAGTGTGATATAATGAGACAATCGAGGCGATGCAACGAGAGCCCAATGAtgaaatcagaaaacaaatggATATTTAACCAAGAACCGGAGGACTTCGGTTATTGGCTAAGAACCACCACTGTGGTTACAGTCAACTGTATGTTAGAAGAAGTCGTCCTTTCCCGAATTGACGAAGGAGACATGATAAACACGCCACTAGGAAAAACCAACGTATCCCATGGATCTCTATCCCATAACCATTTAACATTATTTTGGATCGACACCTACGGAAAACCAACTGATATCGCAATCCGACAATTAGAGAAAGGCGTGGGATTCTGGTACGAATCTTCAACGAACGGGACTTGGATCCTCCAAGACGACTCCAAACAGTTGGACTTTCACGTACGGTTGATGTCACGCTGCCAAACCGTGAAATGggacaaaaaaatagacagtTGGACCGTGATTGGAGACAACCATTTGTTCATCATTAAATACCCATTGGGACCTTCCGCAGTTACCGTACCATCCATCATCAAGGATATtgtgacaaaaagaaatgacccTTTAGATATCAACATCCGACAAAACGCAAGAATCCAGTATTTGGAGGACGCCGCCATCCGTCACGAAAATGAACTTATCCGCGTCATCCAGAGCATGCAGTGTGACCAACGACGTGCTAAACACGCACAAGCCGTGTCAACTGCCCAATACAATGGATGGCTGGCAGCCGCACAGCTGGGTCTTCGGCAATGCATCAAACTGATCGCCACCGGAAACATCGTCTCAGCCCTACAATGCACCCCTACAACAGTAAATTTCACGACGGATACAACCACTTGTGGACCTCAACCGCGGTTTAACAATTTCACCATTGGCCGGTCCGGTTGGGAACTCACTGCTTTTACGCCATGCTACTGGGCTGGAGGTATCGTGAATTTTAACGACAAACCTCACGCCTATCGCAATAACACGTGGCAACCGGTTGAAGCATCCGTCGTCATCCCACAGCGTGATTTGGCTGACGCTTTCCGATATCAAGACGTCAACTTCTTCGAATATCAACATCAAACCAATCCCGCTTATACGGAAGCCCTCATTAGCCCAATGGATATAATGGCCGATATCACAGCCTCCATGAACGAACATTCCCTGACTGTCCCCAATCAAATTACAGGGACATCGGCTATCGTCGTATCCGCAGCCGAGAAAGCAGGTCTCGGAACCTTTACCAATTGGTTCGAGAATTTTAAAGTCTACTCATTCATCATCCTGCTCATCGCTATTTTCCTACTGATCGCTCGTGTTTGTTACGCCCTCGGATTTTGTGGTTTGATATGGAAATGTTGCTGTAAGCCCCCACGTCCTCCCCCTACGGCGGTTTACCAGCCGAGAAGCAGCCGACCCACAGGTccctga
- the LOC123466635 gene encoding uncharacterized protein LOC123466635: MASPPNYYRKNDHRKGREAITMLNQLQNFSGSPAVRFDRWIKLFDNVVAMSNWDNAEIISMLSTKMSGEAYDLLQNILESSDTYEYEDIKKLFQENYHGSEDIDFYQNQFDEIQRKPKENILNYAYRLKTLYTRAYPSNNQETPEEKTTQLRLLRQKFLQGLEPELQNIVRHKSVSTFEELVSITQKYAKRVQSDTIEKDKRIFVNAVASTQNETAILQAIEKQSEHINSIASCLKLATTEPALQETSTSPDLSGKIDRLTDVITNLGSIMQASIRQTNEIRQPPRNNFSYPPNQSRHGNFSNHAPKTVSTAKAQ; encoded by the coding sequence atggCATCACCCCCAAATTATTACCGGAAAAATGACCACCGTAAGGGCAGGGAAGCCATCACCATGCTGAATCAACTGCAAAATTTCTCAGGCAGCCCCGCTGTTCGCTTCGATCGTTGGATTAAGCTTTTCGATAACGTCGTAGCCATGTCAAACTGGGACAATGCAGAAATAATCAGTATGCTATCAACTAAAATGTCGGGCGAAGCATACGACTTACTACAAAACATCTTGGAATCCAGCGATACTTACGAATACGAAGATATCAAGAAACTCTTCCAAGAAAACTACCATGGATCCGAAGACATTGATttttatcaaaaccaattcgaCGAGATACAACggaagccaaaagaaaatattttaaattatgccTACAGACTTAAAACGCTATACACACGTGCCTATCCCTCCAACAACCAGGAAACACCCGAAGAAAAAACCACGCAACTAAGATTACTTcgacaaaaatttttgcaaggaCTGGAACCAGAACTTCAAAACATCGTAAGACACAAATCAGTATCAACATTCGAAGAACTTGTATCTATCACACAGAAGTACGCAAAGCGCGTCCAATCGGATACgatagaaaaagacaaaaggatATTTGTTAACGCGGTAGCTAGCACTCAAAACGAAACAGCTATCCTACAAGCAATCGAAAAACAAAGTGAACACATAAACTCAATCGCATCCTGCCTGAAATTAGCCACCACTGAACCTGCTCTACAAGAAACAAGCACATCGCCCGACTTGAGCGGAAAAATTGACCGTTTAACGGACGTCATAACAAACCTCGGCAGCATCATGCAGGCTAGCATTCGCCAAACAAATGAGATACGTCAACCCCCCAGAAATAACTTCAGCTATCCCCCGAACCAATCAAGACACGGAAATTTCTCAAACCACGCCCCCAAAACAGTTTCAACCGCCAAGGCCCAATGA